One genomic segment of Centropristis striata isolate RG_2023a ecotype Rhode Island chromosome 11, C.striata_1.0, whole genome shotgun sequence includes these proteins:
- the LOC131980259 gene encoding heterogeneous nuclear ribonucleoproteins C1/C2 isoform X2, which yields MDRSPTTASLMASSNVTNKTDPRSLNSRVFIGNLNTLMVTKGDVEAIFSKYGKIVGCSVHKGYAFVQFANERNARAAVDGEDGRMIVGQVLDINLAGEPKPHRSKTSKRSAGDMYSSSFELDYDFQRDYYDRMYSYPSRVPAPPPPLSRAVIPSKRPRVSLSGGSSRRTKSSFSSSKSSQRTSSSRTMKVDELQTIKRELTQIKSKVDDLLDSLERMEKDHSKKSEAKGIKTEPGEVTSPPHPGNKKDDGLKRDRESQEINDTDEEDEEEEGDLLEEEEVKSQEREDMEDDEEEEGEHVEGDDDADSVNGEEDS from the exons ATGGA TCGTTCACCCACCACCGCCAGCCTGATGGCCAGCAGCAACGTCACCAACAAGACCGACCCTCGCTCCCTCAACTCCCGGGTCTTCATTGGAAACCTCAACACCCTGATGGTCACCAAGGGGGACGTCGAGGCCATCTTCTCCAAATACGGCAAGATCGTGGGCTGCTCCGTGCACAAGGGCTACGCCTTCGTTCAGTTCGCCAATGAGAGGAACGCCCGAGCCGCTGTCGATGGAGAGGATGGCAGGATGATTGTCGGACAAGTACTTG ACATCAACCTGGCTGGAGAACCCAAACCACACAGGTCAAAAACCTCCAAACGCTCAGCTGGAGACATGTACAG TTCCTCATTTGAACTCGACTATGACTTCCAGAGAGATTATTACGACCG AATGTATTCGTACCCGTCCCGTGTTCccgctcctcctccccccttgTCGCGGGCCGTGATCCCGTCCAAGCGCCCGCGGGTCAGCCTGAGCGGAGGAAGCAGCCGGCGAACCAAGAGCAGCTTCTCTTCCTCCAAGAGCAGCCAGAGGACTTCTTCATCCAGAACGA TGAAAGTGGACGAGCTGCAGACCATCAAGCGGGAGTTGACCCAGATCAAAAGCAAAGTGGACGACCTGCTGGACAGCCTGGAGCGCATGGAGAAGGACCACAGCAAGAAGTCAG AAGCTAAGGGGATAAAAACGGAGCCAGGAGAGGTGACTTCCCCCCCGCACCCAGGCAACAAGAAGGACGACGGGCTGAAGAGAGACCGGGAGAGCCAGGAGATTAATGACACGgatgaggaggacgaggaggaggagggagatctgctggaggaggaagag GTGAAGAGTCAAGAGCGGGAGGACATGGAGGatgacgaggaggaggaaggcgAGCATGTGGAAGGTGACGACGATGCGGACAGTGTCAACGGCGAAGAGGACTCGTAG
- the LOC131980259 gene encoding heterogeneous nuclear ribonucleoproteins C1/C2 isoform X4: MDRSPTTASLMASSNVTNKTDPRSLNSRVFIGNLNTLMVTKGDVEAIFSKYGKIVGCSVHKGYAFVQFANERNARAAVDGEDGRMIVGQVLDINLAGEPKPHSSSSFELDYDFQRDYYDRMYSYPSRVPAPPPPLSRAVIPSKRPRVSLSGGSSRRTKSSFSSSKSSQRTSSSRTMKVDELQTIKRELTQIKSKVDDLLDSLERMEKDHSKKSEAKGIKTEPGEVTSPPHPGNKKDDGLKRDRESQEINDTDEEDEEEEGDLLEEEEVKSQEREDMEDDEEEEGEHVEGDDDADSVNGEEDS, translated from the exons ATGGA TCGTTCACCCACCACCGCCAGCCTGATGGCCAGCAGCAACGTCACCAACAAGACCGACCCTCGCTCCCTCAACTCCCGGGTCTTCATTGGAAACCTCAACACCCTGATGGTCACCAAGGGGGACGTCGAGGCCATCTTCTCCAAATACGGCAAGATCGTGGGCTGCTCCGTGCACAAGGGCTACGCCTTCGTTCAGTTCGCCAATGAGAGGAACGCCCGAGCCGCTGTCGATGGAGAGGATGGCAGGATGATTGTCGGACAAGTACTTG ACATCAACCTGGCTGGAGAACCCAAACCACACAG CAGTTCCTCATTTGAACTCGACTATGACTTCCAGAGAGATTATTACGACCG AATGTATTCGTACCCGTCCCGTGTTCccgctcctcctccccccttgTCGCGGGCCGTGATCCCGTCCAAGCGCCCGCGGGTCAGCCTGAGCGGAGGAAGCAGCCGGCGAACCAAGAGCAGCTTCTCTTCCTCCAAGAGCAGCCAGAGGACTTCTTCATCCAGAACGA TGAAAGTGGACGAGCTGCAGACCATCAAGCGGGAGTTGACCCAGATCAAAAGCAAAGTGGACGACCTGCTGGACAGCCTGGAGCGCATGGAGAAGGACCACAGCAAGAAGTCAG AAGCTAAGGGGATAAAAACGGAGCCAGGAGAGGTGACTTCCCCCCCGCACCCAGGCAACAAGAAGGACGACGGGCTGAAGAGAGACCGGGAGAGCCAGGAGATTAATGACACGgatgaggaggacgaggaggaggagggagatctgctggaggaggaagag GTGAAGAGTCAAGAGCGGGAGGACATGGAGGatgacgaggaggaggaaggcgAGCATGTGGAAGGTGACGACGATGCGGACAGTGTCAACGGCGAAGAGGACTCGTAG
- the LOC131980259 gene encoding heterogeneous nuclear ribonucleoproteins C1/C2 isoform X3, which yields MDRSPTTASLMASSNVTNKTDPRSLNSRVFIGNLNTLMVTKGDVEAIFSKYGKIVGCSVHKGYAFVQFANERNARAAVDGEDGRMIVGQVLDINLAGEPKPHRSKTSKRSAGDMYSSSSFELDYDFQRDYYDRMYSYPSRVPAPPPPLSRAVIPSKRPRVSLSGGSSRRTKSSFSSSKSSQRTSSSRTMKVDELQTIKRELTQIKSKVDDLLDSLERMEKDHSKKSAKGIKTEPGEVTSPPHPGNKKDDGLKRDRESQEINDTDEEDEEEEGDLLEEEEVKSQEREDMEDDEEEEGEHVEGDDDADSVNGEEDS from the exons ATGGA TCGTTCACCCACCACCGCCAGCCTGATGGCCAGCAGCAACGTCACCAACAAGACCGACCCTCGCTCCCTCAACTCCCGGGTCTTCATTGGAAACCTCAACACCCTGATGGTCACCAAGGGGGACGTCGAGGCCATCTTCTCCAAATACGGCAAGATCGTGGGCTGCTCCGTGCACAAGGGCTACGCCTTCGTTCAGTTCGCCAATGAGAGGAACGCCCGAGCCGCTGTCGATGGAGAGGATGGCAGGATGATTGTCGGACAAGTACTTG ACATCAACCTGGCTGGAGAACCCAAACCACACAGGTCAAAAACCTCCAAACGCTCAGCTGGAGACATGTACAG CAGTTCCTCATTTGAACTCGACTATGACTTCCAGAGAGATTATTACGACCG AATGTATTCGTACCCGTCCCGTGTTCccgctcctcctccccccttgTCGCGGGCCGTGATCCCGTCCAAGCGCCCGCGGGTCAGCCTGAGCGGAGGAAGCAGCCGGCGAACCAAGAGCAGCTTCTCTTCCTCCAAGAGCAGCCAGAGGACTTCTTCATCCAGAACGA TGAAAGTGGACGAGCTGCAGACCATCAAGCGGGAGTTGACCCAGATCAAAAGCAAAGTGGACGACCTGCTGGACAGCCTGGAGCGCATGGAGAAGGACCACAGCAAGAAGTCAG CTAAGGGGATAAAAACGGAGCCAGGAGAGGTGACTTCCCCCCCGCACCCAGGCAACAAGAAGGACGACGGGCTGAAGAGAGACCGGGAGAGCCAGGAGATTAATGACACGgatgaggaggacgaggaggaggagggagatctgctggaggaggaagag GTGAAGAGTCAAGAGCGGGAGGACATGGAGGatgacgaggaggaggaaggcgAGCATGTGGAAGGTGACGACGATGCGGACAGTGTCAACGGCGAAGAGGACTCGTAG
- the LOC131980259 gene encoding heterogeneous nuclear ribonucleoproteins C1/C2 isoform X1 — MDRSPTTASLMASSNVTNKTDPRSLNSRVFIGNLNTLMVTKGDVEAIFSKYGKIVGCSVHKGYAFVQFANERNARAAVDGEDGRMIVGQVLDINLAGEPKPHRSKTSKRSAGDMYSSSSFELDYDFQRDYYDRMYSYPSRVPAPPPPLSRAVIPSKRPRVSLSGGSSRRTKSSFSSSKSSQRTSSSRTMKVDELQTIKRELTQIKSKVDDLLDSLERMEKDHSKKSEAKGIKTEPGEVTSPPHPGNKKDDGLKRDRESQEINDTDEEDEEEEGDLLEEEEVKSQEREDMEDDEEEEGEHVEGDDDADSVNGEEDS, encoded by the exons ATGGA TCGTTCACCCACCACCGCCAGCCTGATGGCCAGCAGCAACGTCACCAACAAGACCGACCCTCGCTCCCTCAACTCCCGGGTCTTCATTGGAAACCTCAACACCCTGATGGTCACCAAGGGGGACGTCGAGGCCATCTTCTCCAAATACGGCAAGATCGTGGGCTGCTCCGTGCACAAGGGCTACGCCTTCGTTCAGTTCGCCAATGAGAGGAACGCCCGAGCCGCTGTCGATGGAGAGGATGGCAGGATGATTGTCGGACAAGTACTTG ACATCAACCTGGCTGGAGAACCCAAACCACACAGGTCAAAAACCTCCAAACGCTCAGCTGGAGACATGTACAG CAGTTCCTCATTTGAACTCGACTATGACTTCCAGAGAGATTATTACGACCG AATGTATTCGTACCCGTCCCGTGTTCccgctcctcctccccccttgTCGCGGGCCGTGATCCCGTCCAAGCGCCCGCGGGTCAGCCTGAGCGGAGGAAGCAGCCGGCGAACCAAGAGCAGCTTCTCTTCCTCCAAGAGCAGCCAGAGGACTTCTTCATCCAGAACGA TGAAAGTGGACGAGCTGCAGACCATCAAGCGGGAGTTGACCCAGATCAAAAGCAAAGTGGACGACCTGCTGGACAGCCTGGAGCGCATGGAGAAGGACCACAGCAAGAAGTCAG AAGCTAAGGGGATAAAAACGGAGCCAGGAGAGGTGACTTCCCCCCCGCACCCAGGCAACAAGAAGGACGACGGGCTGAAGAGAGACCGGGAGAGCCAGGAGATTAATGACACGgatgaggaggacgaggaggaggagggagatctgctggaggaggaagag GTGAAGAGTCAAGAGCGGGAGGACATGGAGGatgacgaggaggaggaaggcgAGCATGTGGAAGGTGACGACGATGCGGACAGTGTCAACGGCGAAGAGGACTCGTAG
- the LOC131980259 gene encoding heterogeneous nuclear ribonucleoproteins C1/C2 isoform X5 — protein MDRSPTTASLMASSNVTNKTDPRSLNSRVFIGNLNTLMVTKGDVEAIFSKYGKIVGCSVHKGYAFVQFANERNARAAVDGEDGRMIVGQVLDINLAGEPKPHSSSFELDYDFQRDYYDRMYSYPSRVPAPPPPLSRAVIPSKRPRVSLSGGSSRRTKSSFSSSKSSQRTSSSRTMKVDELQTIKRELTQIKSKVDDLLDSLERMEKDHSKKSEAKGIKTEPGEVTSPPHPGNKKDDGLKRDRESQEINDTDEEDEEEEGDLLEEEEVKSQEREDMEDDEEEEGEHVEGDDDADSVNGEEDS, from the exons ATGGA TCGTTCACCCACCACCGCCAGCCTGATGGCCAGCAGCAACGTCACCAACAAGACCGACCCTCGCTCCCTCAACTCCCGGGTCTTCATTGGAAACCTCAACACCCTGATGGTCACCAAGGGGGACGTCGAGGCCATCTTCTCCAAATACGGCAAGATCGTGGGCTGCTCCGTGCACAAGGGCTACGCCTTCGTTCAGTTCGCCAATGAGAGGAACGCCCGAGCCGCTGTCGATGGAGAGGATGGCAGGATGATTGTCGGACAAGTACTTG ACATCAACCTGGCTGGAGAACCCAAACCACACAG TTCCTCATTTGAACTCGACTATGACTTCCAGAGAGATTATTACGACCG AATGTATTCGTACCCGTCCCGTGTTCccgctcctcctccccccttgTCGCGGGCCGTGATCCCGTCCAAGCGCCCGCGGGTCAGCCTGAGCGGAGGAAGCAGCCGGCGAACCAAGAGCAGCTTCTCTTCCTCCAAGAGCAGCCAGAGGACTTCTTCATCCAGAACGA TGAAAGTGGACGAGCTGCAGACCATCAAGCGGGAGTTGACCCAGATCAAAAGCAAAGTGGACGACCTGCTGGACAGCCTGGAGCGCATGGAGAAGGACCACAGCAAGAAGTCAG AAGCTAAGGGGATAAAAACGGAGCCAGGAGAGGTGACTTCCCCCCCGCACCCAGGCAACAAGAAGGACGACGGGCTGAAGAGAGACCGGGAGAGCCAGGAGATTAATGACACGgatgaggaggacgaggaggaggagggagatctgctggaggaggaagag GTGAAGAGTCAAGAGCGGGAGGACATGGAGGatgacgaggaggaggaaggcgAGCATGTGGAAGGTGACGACGATGCGGACAGTGTCAACGGCGAAGAGGACTCGTAG